In Haloarcula halophila, the genomic window CGTCGACAGCGACAATGCCAGTGCCTACGCCGAGAACGCCGAGTCGTACCGTAATCGTCTGACGAACTCGACGAGTCGTTCCAGTCCGCGCTGGAGGGCGCCTCGAAAGACGTCGTGTTTGTCGCGGGTCACAACGCCTTCCAGTATCTCGGCCAGCGCTACGGATTCGAAGTACAGACGCTGACGGGACTGTCACCGGACGACCAGCCGACGCCGAAGGATATCGAGCGGGCCCAAGAGATCATTGCCGAGCACGACCTCCAGTACGTCTGCGCGGATCCGCTCGAATCCCAGACCGCGGCGAACCAGCTCGTCGAAGAAACCGACGCCACCGAAGTCCTGCCGCTGACGCCGATTCCCGGACAGACCCAGGAGTGGGCCGACGAGGACTGGGGCTATGTCGAGATCATGGAAAACATCAATCTCGAGACGCTGAAGCAGGCCCTCGACGCAGAATGAGCGACACCACGTCTGGCGACACGGAACCGGAGTGGGACGGGAACGCCGAGCCCGGTCCGTCC contains:
- a CDS encoding metal ABC transporter solute-binding protein, Zn/Mn family translates to MFVAGHNAFQYLGQRYGFEVQTLTGLSPDDQPTPKDIERAQEIIAEHDLQYVCADPLESQTAANQLVEETDATEVLPLTPIPGQTQEWADEDWGYVEIMENINLETLKQALDAE